From Apium graveolens cultivar Ventura chromosome 9, ASM990537v1, whole genome shotgun sequence, the proteins below share one genomic window:
- the LOC141684435 gene encoding tobamovirus multiplication protein 3-like isoform X1 — MGRAPATWSSVMKLIVKKETSDWWVFINESTQWQAFIFHLLASLFGILSIIALVQLFRIQLRLPEYGWTTQKVFHFLNFLVNGVRCVVFVFRQDVQNLQPEIVQHLLLDVPSLAFFTTYTLLVLFWAEIYYQAHDESTDGLRPNFLIINSVIYAIQIVMWLIIWWYPISVLVIISKVFFAGISLFAALGFVIYGGRLYLMLQRFPVESRGRRKKLQEVGYLTTICFTCFLIRCIMMCFNAFNKAANLDVLYHPVLSFVYYLLVEILPSSLVLFILRKLPPKRGTTQYRPIR; from the exons ATGGGTCGGGCACCGGCGACCTGGTCGTCGGTGATGAAGTTAATAGTAAAAAAAGAAACGTCTGATTGGTGGGTTTTTATTAATGAATCGACACAATGGCAGGCCTTCATTTTTCACCTTCTTGCTTCTCTTTTTGGCATCCTCTCTATCATCGCTCTG GTACAATTGTTCCGGATACAGCTAAGACTGCCCGAGTATGGATGGACAACTCAGAAGGTTTTCCATTTTCTTAACTTCTTGGTCAATGGAG TTCGATGCGTTGTTTTTGTTTTCCGTCAAGATGTTCAAAATTTGCAACCAGAG ATTGTACAACATCTGTTGCTTGATGTGCCAAGTCTTGCATTTTTCACAACTTACACCCTATTAGTTTTATTCTGGGCAGAAATATACTATCAG GCACATGATGAATCTACTGATGGACTCAGGCCAAATTTCTTGATAATCAACAGTGTTATTTATGCCATACAG ATTGTCATGTGGTTGATTATATGGTGGTATCCTATCTCAGTTTTGGTCATCATATCGAAGGTGTTCTTCGCTG GTATATCTTTGTTTGCGGCGTTGGGATTTGTTATATATGGTGGAAG GCTCTACTTGATGTTGCAGCGATTCCCAGTGGAATCAAGAGGTCGTCGTAAGAAGCTACAGGAG GTTGGCTATCTTACTACCATATGCTTTACATGTTTCCTCATCAGATGCATAATG aTGTGCTTTAATGCATTTAATAAAGCTGCTAACCTTGATGTTTTGTACCACCCTGTTCTGAGCTTCGTGTATTATTTG TTGGTGGAGATACTGCCCTCTAGCCTTGTCCTTTTCATTTTGAGGAAGTTACCTCCAAAGCGTGGAACCACACAATACCGCCCAATCCGCTGA
- the LOC141684435 gene encoding tobamovirus multiplication protein 3-like isoform X2, with product MAGLHFSPSCFSFWHPLYHRSGTIVPDTAKTARVWMDNSEVRCVVFVFRQDVQNLQPEIVQHLLLDVPSLAFFTTYTLLVLFWAEIYYQAHDESTDGLRPNFLIINSVIYAIQIVMWLIIWWYPISVLVIISKVFFAGISLFAALGFVIYGGRLYLMLQRFPVESRGRRKKLQEVGYLTTICFTCFLIRCIMMCFNAFNKAANLDVLYHPVLSFVYYLLVEILPSSLVLFILRKLPPKRGTTQYRPIR from the exons ATGGCAGGCCTTCATTTTTCACCTTCTTGCTTCTCTTTTTGGCATCCTCTCTATCATCGCTCTG GTACAATTGTTCCGGATACAGCTAAGACTGCCCGAGTATGGATGGACAACTCAGAAG TTCGATGCGTTGTTTTTGTTTTCCGTCAAGATGTTCAAAATTTGCAACCAGAG ATTGTACAACATCTGTTGCTTGATGTGCCAAGTCTTGCATTTTTCACAACTTACACCCTATTAGTTTTATTCTGGGCAGAAATATACTATCAG GCACATGATGAATCTACTGATGGACTCAGGCCAAATTTCTTGATAATCAACAGTGTTATTTATGCCATACAG ATTGTCATGTGGTTGATTATATGGTGGTATCCTATCTCAGTTTTGGTCATCATATCGAAGGTGTTCTTCGCTG GTATATCTTTGTTTGCGGCGTTGGGATTTGTTATATATGGTGGAAG GCTCTACTTGATGTTGCAGCGATTCCCAGTGGAATCAAGAGGTCGTCGTAAGAAGCTACAGGAG GTTGGCTATCTTACTACCATATGCTTTACATGTTTCCTCATCAGATGCATAATG aTGTGCTTTAATGCATTTAATAAAGCTGCTAACCTTGATGTTTTGTACCACCCTGTTCTGAGCTTCGTGTATTATTTG TTGGTGGAGATACTGCCCTCTAGCCTTGTCCTTTTCATTTTGAGGAAGTTACCTCCAAAGCGTGGAACCACACAATACCGCCCAATCCGCTGA
- the LOC141684661 gene encoding uncharacterized protein LOC141684661 — MLMGVEKKDKQEGLQDGDELNSTFSLRSQGLEIDGTGLGVCCSESCKDVDVVSVAPQCLTSTAVASLAMGIGSDHTLKDQPFYNSRIKFQEDSGLDNITLSSSVFEFQRAQCGLQRASLAPFFKAPPSKWDDAQKWIASPTTNRNTNRQLHVEGGVGMRKNNQFGYGNRQTSMKVVLEIPDQMLVTYEEQDTKRMELNPEFNEAGWRNPVKWEGDPYQSTDPYNNTVVTTENFLKQSAINLSQHDSSMSIHSATTIIPPPSTTRSVSMRDMGTEMTPTASQEPSRTGTPVRVTPIRTPTSLQLSTPRRASSSPYHSSNVSDCNKKELSEKEMQIKTRREIMLLGTQLGKINIAAWASKEEEDNDASTSSKFLEREKQLKNLIETRAAAWEEAEKAKCMARFKQEEIKIHAWENHEIAKNEAEMRKIKVQVERMSTRAHDKLTKKLAAVRLKAEEKLAAAESERNHQSIKTEKQANYIRRTGQIPSSFSCCGWWQS; from the exons ATGCTAATGGGAGTAGAGAAGAAGGATAAACAAGAAGGACTACAGGATGGAGATGAGCTCAATTCCACATTCTCTTTGAGATCTCAAGGTTTAGAGATTGATGGCACAG GACTAGGTGTGTGCTGCTCTGAGAGTTGCAAAGATGTAGATGTTGTAAGTGTTGCTCCTCAGTGTTTGACTTCCACTGCAGTTGCATCATTGGCCATGGGAATTGGTAGCGACCATACATTGAAAGATCAGCCTTTTTATAATTCAAGAATTAAGTTTCAAGAGGACAGTGGCCTTGACAATATAACTTTGTCGTCGTCGGTTTTTGAGTTTCAGAGAGCACAGTGTGGCCTGCAAAGAGCGAGTCTTGCTCCTTTCTTCAAAGCTCCACCTTCCAAATGGGATGATGCTCAGAAATGGATAGCCAGTCCAACAACCAACCGAAATACAAACAGGCAGCTCCATGTAGAGGGTGGTGTTGGAATGAGGAAGAATAATCAGTTTGGCTATGGGAACCGACAAACATCTATGAAAGTTGTTTTAGAAATTCCAGATCAGATGTTGGTCACTTATGAAGAACAGGATACCAAGAGGATGGAACTGAACCCGGAATTCAACGAAGCTGGATGGCGTAATCCTGTTAAGTGGGAGGGTGATCCATATCAAAGTACTGATCCATATAACAACACAGTGGTCACAACTGAAAACTTTCTCAAACAATCAGCAA TTAATCTGAGCCAGCATGATTCATCTATGTCCATCCATAGTGCAACAACAATTATTCCACCCCCTTCAACAACTAGATCAGTATCAATGAGAGATATGGGTACAGAAATGACTCCTACTGCTAGCCAGGAGCCTTCCAGGACTGGAACTCCTGTAAGGGTAACACCTATCCGCACTCCAACCTCTTTACAGCTATCAACTCCAAGAAGAGCTTCATCGAGCCCATATCATTCCAGCAACGTGTCAGATTGCAATAAAAAGGAATTGTCCGAGAAGGAGATGCAAATAAAAACTAGGAGAGAGATTATGCTCCTTGGAACGCAGCTGGGTAAGATCAATATTGCAGCTTGGGCTAGCAAAGAAGAAGAAGATAATGATGCTTCTACTTCATCGAAATTTCTTGAACGGGAGAAACAACTTAAAAATTTGATTGAGACGCGTGCAGCTGCTTGGGAGGAGGCAGAGAAAGCTAAGTGTATGGCCAG ATTCAAGCAGGAAGAGATCAAGATACATGCATGGGAAAACCATGAAATAGCAAAGAATGAAGCTGAGATGAGGAAAATCAAG GTCCAAGTGGAGAGAATGAGTACTCGAGCACATGATAAGCTTACGAAAAAACTAGCAGCTGTAAGGCttaaagctgaagagaagctagCAGCAGCAGAATCTGAGAGAAACCACCAAAGTATAAAAACTGAGAAGCAAGCAAATTATATTCGCAGAACTGGCCAAATACCTTCCTCATTTTCTTGCTGTGGTTGGTGGCAATCTTAA
- the LOC141683383 gene encoding zinc finger CCCH domain-containing protein 17-like — translation MLGGAQSEPPAQQEALKRNTDCVYFLASPLTCKKGSECEYRHSDIARLNPRDCWYWLNGNCLNPKCAFRHPPLDGLLEVTTPAVNSVPPSQTVVPVAAQGPNVPSKQAVPCIFFQQGYCMKGDMCPFMHSPYSLSLNHKAAQSAGATPVSESQVNKKTFGGLGKHTQEQKVLQANAPKFTDFPPQMKSSSVLGKAPLRNEISVSGNKPIAPGLDGEFTRYSRGNVHSSSNGNLVSSRLNRSSQVHTVHDQSDLNVKDADEVSREPSPGFDVLVDDEIRDSEYYPDEDQFGSTGHDGMNFTAANVYDIGRSADYGSVGGVDRDMYRDSRSYDSLERLHGQYDPSERNVRGSANLERRRYPRADSPGQIDGSDLRYHLSKQKRNNGLRSVISRDPSRDNYADDRRPRASRRDQLPVYDASSRLRGRIKIPGRSMSPNNRINPGSERETDRSRHLRRLSPERPLGRLRDRIKGSVQEDFDNGKNLRGSSTRRDLIYDNNSEFSGPKSLSELKVRKTSESSEKQMSDSLLRGKRKYPQTEEVNLGEGDASFEGPKPLSEILKRKRGGVVAFHESGSTNDRDYKEGKGSMKIPPDAKDFKFSFSSEANNQVNQSRLNGELIPAVGVAEENSKLNEGQSSLQKNASELQIEEGMIGDEAYDQRGDFDYDEQADGEDYINIDEGENANPEDDYFDEEDDADDFAKKMGVMYS, via the exons ATGTTGGGAGGTGCACAATCAGAGCCTCCAGCTCAACAAGAAGCTCTCAAACGCAACACTGACTGTGTTTACTTTCTTGCTTCTCCTCTTACCTGCAAAAAG GGAAGTGAATGCGAGTATCGTCATAGTGATATTGCACGTCTTAACCCCAGGGATTGCTGGTACTGGTTGAATGGCAATTGCTTGAACCCAAAATGTGCTTTCCGTCATCCG CCTCTAGATGGATTACTGGAAGTGACTACTCCTGCTGTAAATTCTGTACCTCCATCTCAGACTGTTGTACCAGTTGCAGCTCAGGGGCCCAATGTGCCCAGTAAACAAGCAGTCCCCTGCATTTTTTTTCAACAGGGCTACTGTATGAAAGGTGATATGTGCCCCTTTATGCATTCACCCTACTCTCTTAGTCTCAACCACAAAGCTGCTCAGTCTGCAGGAGCTACACCAGTTTCTGAATCTCAAGTTAATAAAAAAACTTTCGGTGGTCTTGGAAAGCATACTCAGGAGCAGAAGGTTTTACAGGCTAATGCCCCCAAATTCACTGATTTTCCACCACAGATGAAGTCAAGTTCTGTACTGGGAAAGGCTCCGCTGAGAAATGAAATTTCAGTTAGTGGTAATAAACCAATTGCTCCAGGCTTAGATGGTGAGTTTACTCGGTACAGTCGAGGAAATGTTCATTCGTCCAGTAATGGGAACTTGGTTAGCAGCAGGTTAAATCGTAGTAGTCAGGTTCATACAGTACATGATCAAAGTGATTTGAATGTTAAAGATGCTGACGAGGTCTCGAGGGAGCCTTCACCTGGATTTGATGTTCTTGTGGATGATGAAATTAGAGATTCTGAATATTATCCTGATGAAGATCAATTTGGTAGCACAGGTCATGATGGAATGAATTTTACTGCAGCTAATGTGTATGATATCGGACGTTCTGCTGATTATGGTTCTGTGGGTGGTGTTGACCGAGATATGTATCGTGATTCGCGTAGTTATGACTCTCTTGAGCGCCTGCATGGGCAGTATGACCCATCTGAGAGGAATGTAAGAGGATCTGCTAATTTAGAAAGGAGGAGGTACCCTAGAGCTGATAGCCCAGGCCAAATTGATGGGTCAGACTTGCGGTATCATTTATCAAAGCAGAAGAGGAATAATGGTTTAAGATCGGTTATTAGCCGAGATCCTTCCCGTGACAATTATGCTGATGATCGGAGACCTCGAGCTTCTAGGAGGGACCAATTACCAGTGTATGACGCCAGCAGTCGTCTTCGTGGAAGAATAAAAATTCCAGGTAGATCAATGTCTCCTAATAATAGAATTAATCCTGGTTCCGAGAGAGAAACCGACAGGTCTAGGCATCTGAGGAGATTATCCCCAGAAAGGCCTCTGGGAAGGCTTAGGGACAGAATAAAGGGAAGCGTTCAAGAGGATTTTGACAACGGGAAGAACTTAAGAGGGTCTAGTACAAGAAGAGACTTAATTTATGATAATAATTCTGAATTTAGTGGTCCAAAAAGCCTATCAGAACTGAAGGTTCGCAAGACTTCGGAGAGTTCTGAAAAACAAATGAGTGATAGTCTGTTGCGTGGGAAAAGAAAATACCCCCAAACCGAAGAAGTGAATTTGGGTGAAGGAGATGCATCATTCGAAGGGCCAAAGCCCTTGAGTGAAATTTTAAAGCGAAAAAGAGGAGGGGTTGTTGCTTTTCATGAAagtggttctacaaatgatagagATTACAAGGAAGGAAAAGGAAGTATGAAGATACCCCCTGATGCCAAAGATTTTAagttttccttttcttctgaagCCAACAATCAAGTGAATCAAAGTCGTTTAAATGGGGAATTAATACCTGCAGTTGGTGTAGCAGAAGAAAATAGCAAATTAAATGAGGGGCAGTCTTCTCTACAAAAGAATGCCAGTGAGCTACAAATTGAAGAAGGTATGATTGGGGATGAAGCCTATGATCAGAGGGGCGACTTTGACTATGATGAGCAGGCTGATGGCGAAGACTATATTAACATAGATGAAGGTGAGAATGCTAATCCGGAAGATGACTACTTTGACGAAGAAGATGATGCAGATGACTTCGCGAAGAAAATGGGTGTCATGTATTCTTGA